Within Actinoplanes sp. L3-i22, the genomic segment CACACCGTCGCCTTCGGCGACATGCCCAACGACCTGAGCATGTTCGCCCTGGTGGGCCACTCGGTCGCGGTCGGCGACGCGCACCCCGCGGTGCTGGCCGCCGCCACGGCCCGCGCCCCGTTCGACGGCTTCGCCGACCATCTGACCCGGCTCGGCCTGATCAGTGGTAGGACTTCTCACCCGCCTCGAGCGGGTGGGTGATCCGGTTCTCCGGCGGCGCCAGCGGGCACGCCCAGCGCGGGTCGTAGGCGCAGCTCGGGTTGTAGAGGTAGTTGAAGTCGAGCCGGACCCGGTCCGAGCCCAGCCACTGCACGCCCCGCCCGTGGGTGCCCTTCACCGTGTCGGTCAGGTAGCGGCCCCCGCCGTACGTCTCCCGGCCGCACGTCCCGTCCCGGACCGGCAGGAACAGGCCGCCGCCGTAGGCCGCGATCCACCAGAGCGTGAGATCGCCGAACGGGGTCTCCAGAATCCCGGCGCGGGTGTACCGGACGACGCCGTCCGGCCCGCCGGTGTCGATCGTCAGCTCACCGTCCGCCTTGTGGACGGGCACGTCGACGATCGCCTCCGGATTTTCCGGAAAATACGCCAACCCCGCGAAATCGGCCCGCTCCGAGGGCGGGATCGGCGACTGCGCGTGGGTGGCGAAGAGATCATCGCGGCGGGTGCGGAAATCCGACAGGCCGTCCGCTTCGAGGTACATACGGGCGACCGCGGACCGGAAATCGGCCAGCTCCAGTGACTCCATGACCGGAACGGTAGCCGCCGATTTACGCAGCTCACACCGGCGTACTTGAGTGAGTGA encodes:
- a CDS encoding DUF1684 domain-containing protein, coding for MESLELADFRSAVARMYLEADGLSDFRTRRDDLFATHAQSPIPPSERADFAGLAYFPENPEAIVDVPVHKADGELTIDTGGPDGVVRYTRAGILETPFGDLTLWWIAAYGGGLFLPVRDGTCGRETYGGGRYLTDTVKGTHGRGVQWLGSDRVRLDFNYLYNPSCAYDPRWACPLAPPENRITHPLEAGEKSYH